Genomic DNA from Gimesia aquarii:
TTTATAAGTTGTTTGGCTTGACCCGTGAAACACTAAAAAACCAAGGTCGACAATGTAACGAGTTTACAAAAATAGCAATTCCAGTTCTTAATCAGGTTGTTCGACCATTCACATCGAAGTGGTATAGGAAGTCTTTGGATGGAGCCTTTGAAGATGAGGTGATTTCTCAAGAGTTCCATGTGGAGTTGGCAGATATTCAAATACAACTGCGTAAATACACTAAGATGCTCGCAGATATGGCTAATGTCGAGGATCTAACTGAATTGGATGATACACACAATAAGTAAATGACTGGTAAAGTTAAAGCAGTAGCCTTACACAGCTGTAATTCAGTGTGTAGGAAACGAGCATTTTCCGGTCATTGAGTGTTAGTCGGATCGTTGATTTATGGCCGGGTAAATGATGTTACCCGGTCATCATTATAAATGAGGTTAAGAAATCCGGTGCGGAGTGAGTAAAGCAGAATTGAATTTGTTTGTCGCCGATCGTCTTGCCGCTTTGGCCGACCCATTTGCCTAGTTGTAAATTGTTAGACTAAAACAATCGTTCTCTCCTGAAGAACCTCATTTTTGTTTCATAACTTATAACTCAACAATGGATACTTGCCTCCTACTTCTACTGTTTGTATACTAGTGTACTAAACTCTTTCTGTAATTTTATGACTCCCGTTCTATTGCTAGAATCCAGGCGAACAATGAAGCCACGTATTTTCATTTCTGCTGTCTCTTCGGAGTTTCTTGAAATCCGTAAGCAGGTCGCGCTTATTCTGTCGGGCTTGGGGTACGAACCGGTTGTGCAAGAGCTTTTCACGACGGCATCGGGTGATCTGCGCGAGATGCACAAAACAAAAATCGACAGTTGCGGTGGTTTGGTTCAAATTGTGGGTGATGCCTACGGCTATGAGCCGCCGAATCCAGATCCTGAGTTTGGTCGTTGCTCATTCACGCAGTTTGAATATTTTTATGCAAAGCAACAGAAGAAAGAGGTCTGGGTCATTCACGCGCAACAGGGATGCAGTACGAGCGCAAAAGTATCACAACTTGATTTGCCTGCCCCGGAAGAAAACCTTTCAAACGAACAGGCAATCACGTATCAGAAAGAACGGCGAGATTTACAAATTGCCTATCGTAAGCGGTTGGAAGCGGAAGGGCAAATTATGCATGCGGTGAATTCGGATGACGGTCTGGCTTTAAAGCTTAACAGTTTGAAGGATGAACTGGCACGATTAACAATCGCATTCAAATCTTGGCAGAAATGGGTAGCAACCACATTGGGAGCAGTTGTGCTGATGTTGATAGCAGGAGGAATGTATTTCATTAAGTCAATGGACGATGCGAGGAAGCACTGGAGCGACTCAAATAATAAAATTGCAGGGACGATTACCGATGCGATCAAGAAAGAATGGGATATCGAGGATTACCGTACAGGATTAATGGTTGCCGCCGGTCGGACGTATACACAGGCGTTAGAAAAAGTCGAAACGATTGAAGACTGGAAAGAGAAGCGAGACGCAAAAAAGCGGATCGAAGCGGAACACAAAGCACGGCTCGAACAACTCCATTCGACGATTAAGATGATTCAAGCAGATTATCTTGCGGGGCGCGTTTCAGAAATCACACGTGAGTTCGACCGAATTGTTGCCAATAAAGCACAGGGTGGATTAGATGCCGCTCTCGAATACTTCGATTCAGAGCAGGAAGCAAAAGTACTGGCACGAGCGGAGGCGAAAAGCAAAGAACAACAGACGGAATTAATGCCATTATTGCGTGCCGCCGATGGACATTACCTGAAGGGGAATTTATCAGAATCGATTCGTCTTTGTGAGGCAATATTGAAAATTCATCCCGGTTGGAATGACGTGTGGCATCTTGGTTACTTGGCTAATTTAGAACTCACAACAAAATTTCTCTCAAGCCGTGGTCCACAAGCGGCTCGCACGCATGCAGAAAAATCATACCACTACTCTATTTTATTCGTAAAATATGAGCCGAAAAATCAAACGGCACAGCGAGACCTCTCTACTGCGCACAACATTCTGGGGGACATTTTTCTAAAAGAGGGAAATCTTCCCGAAGTACGAACGCAGTATGAGCAAAGCCTCGCGATCCGCGAGAAGTTAGCGAACGAAGACAAAACCAATGCAAATGCACAGCGAGAACTCGCTGTTGCGTACGACAAGCTGGGGACTATTTTTCTGGAAGAAGGGAATCTACCAAAAACACGAAAGCAGAATGAGAAAGCTCTCACGATCTTCGAGAGATTAGCGGTTGCTGACAAAACCAATGCAGATGCACAGCGAGACCTCTCTGTTGCTTACAACAATCTGGGAAACATTTTTCTGAAAGAGGGAAATCTTTCTGAAGCACGAAGACAGTATGAGCAAAGCCTCGCGATCAGCGAGAAATTAGCGTCCGCCGACAAGACCGATGCACAGGCCCAACGCGACCTCGCTGTTTCGTACGACAAGCTGGGGGATATTTTCCTGAAAGAGGGCAACACTCCGGAAGCACGAAGACAGTATGAGCAAAGCCTCATAATAGTCAAGAACTTAGCGTCCGCCGACAAGACCGATGCAGGTGCCCAACGCGACCTCTCTGTGTCGTACAACAAGCTGGGGGATATTTTCCTGCAAGAGGGGAACATTCCGGAAGCACGAAGACAGTATGAGCAAAGCCTCACAATCAGCAAGGAGTTAGCGTCCGCCGACAAGACCGATGCACAGGCCCAACGCGACCTCTCTGTTTCGTACAACAAGCTGGGTGATATTTTCCTGCAAGAGGGGAACCTTCCGGAAGCACGAAGACAGTATGAGCAAAGCCTCACAATACGCAAGGAGTTAGCGTCCGCCGACAAGACCAATGCACAGGCCCAACGCGACCTCTCTGTTTCATACGACAAGCTGGGGGATATTTTCCTGCAAGAGGGGAACCTTTCGGAAGCACGAAGACAGTATGGGCAAAGCCTCACAATTGCCAAGGAGTTAACGTCCGCCGACAAGACCAATGCACAGGCCCAACGCGACCTCTCTGTTTCGTACAACAAGCTGGGGAATATTTTCCTGCAAGAGGGGAACCTTTCGGAAGCACGAAGACAGTATGGGCAAAGCCTCACAATTGCCAAGGAGTTAGCGTCCGCCGACAAGACCAATGCTCAAACGCAGATTGATTTGATGATTTCAAACTACAAGCTAGGAAATCTTCTTACGAAATCGGAAGAAACACGGGAAGCAGGAGTGGTTCATTTCCAGGCCGGACTTGATATTTTACTAAAGCTGGAAAAATCAAATCAGCTAAAGCCGAATAGGAAATCCAATATTAAGATTCTTGAAGAACTAATCAAGAAACACACCAAAGAATAAACAGCATTTAAAATTATGACCGGGTAACACGTATTTCCCAGACAATATAATAAACGAGTTTTAAAAATCCAAAAAAAATAATGGAAACAGAAAGAAAGGATTGACGTTAGGTGCACGATGCATAACTGTTTTTTATCATTTATCCTCGTATTCGCGATCGGCTGTAGTCCAGGTAGTCCAGATTTTCATGGTGCACTCAATTTTAGAAATCATTCTACGCAGCCAATCTATGTCGAGTCAGTCGAAGGTTTCGGCTTTAATTACTCCGTTGGATACATGGTGCCAGATTCAAGAAGATTTAATTGTTGTTACAATATTTCTGAGCTTCCGAGCAGTTGCAAAATTACTTATTGGCCACTGCGAAAAACCCCTGAAGACATATTCATTGAAATCAAAGGCAAAAGAAAAACTGTCGATGTTGATCTTAAAGAATTGAAAAAACATAAAATTGAAAGGTTAAACTTTCATTTTACGAATAAAGAAAAATGGGTTGTTGATTCTTCGGCAGAATCTATGAAATGACACCCGTTCAAATAATGTCCAGGTAAATCACGTTACCCGGTCATTGTGCTTTTCTATGGCCCAGGTAACATTAAAATTGTCTCGGTAATTATTGTTACCCGGTCATTAGATCTGTTTTTTGCTTAATAATTTTCACTTCACTTTAAATCACAGTTTTTCTTGCCAAGGTTAGCTATGAAGGAAGTTCAAGAAATTCTAGAAAATGTAACAGACGAA
This window encodes:
- a CDS encoding tetratricopeptide repeat protein — protein: MKPRIFISAVSSEFLEIRKQVALILSGLGYEPVVQELFTTASGDLREMHKTKIDSCGGLVQIVGDAYGYEPPNPDPEFGRCSFTQFEYFYAKQQKKEVWVIHAQQGCSTSAKVSQLDLPAPEENLSNEQAITYQKERRDLQIAYRKRLEAEGQIMHAVNSDDGLALKLNSLKDELARLTIAFKSWQKWVATTLGAVVLMLIAGGMYFIKSMDDARKHWSDSNNKIAGTITDAIKKEWDIEDYRTGLMVAAGRTYTQALEKVETIEDWKEKRDAKKRIEAEHKARLEQLHSTIKMIQADYLAGRVSEITREFDRIVANKAQGGLDAALEYFDSEQEAKVLARAEAKSKEQQTELMPLLRAADGHYLKGNLSESIRLCEAILKIHPGWNDVWHLGYLANLELTTKFLSSRGPQAARTHAEKSYHYSILFVKYEPKNQTAQRDLSTAHNILGDIFLKEGNLPEVRTQYEQSLAIREKLANEDKTNANAQRELAVAYDKLGTIFLEEGNLPKTRKQNEKALTIFERLAVADKTNADAQRDLSVAYNNLGNIFLKEGNLSEARRQYEQSLAISEKLASADKTDAQAQRDLAVSYDKLGDIFLKEGNTPEARRQYEQSLIIVKNLASADKTDAGAQRDLSVSYNKLGDIFLQEGNIPEARRQYEQSLTISKELASADKTDAQAQRDLSVSYNKLGDIFLQEGNLPEARRQYEQSLTIRKELASADKTNAQAQRDLSVSYDKLGDIFLQEGNLSEARRQYGQSLTIAKELTSADKTNAQAQRDLSVSYNKLGNIFLQEGNLSEARRQYGQSLTIAKELASADKTNAQTQIDLMISNYKLGNLLTKSEETREAGVVHFQAGLDILLKLEKSNQLKPNRKSNIKILEELIKKHTKE